A single genomic interval of Hyalangium gracile harbors:
- a CDS encoding DUF6968 family protein: protein MAERRFELVGSPAERASVRIRKPVKDRRTGNYRCSVEWIRPEERELFELWGIDSMQALQLAIGAARELSTLYENNLRWAGGQDGYLGFPKTYPEHLPKALSRKLERVIDREISAHTRKVARAHKRRQRRGR from the coding sequence ATGGCTGAACGCCGATTCGAGCTCGTAGGCAGCCCCGCTGAGCGCGCCTCGGTTCGAATCAGAAAGCCCGTCAAGGATCGGCGTACCGGCAATTACAGGTGCAGCGTGGAGTGGATCCGCCCTGAAGAGCGGGAGCTCTTTGAACTCTGGGGAATCGACTCGATGCAGGCACTGCAGCTTGCCATCGGGGCTGCCAGGGAGCTGAGCACGCTTTACGAGAACAACCTCCGTTGGGCTGGAGGGCAGGACGGCTACCTGGGTTTTCCGAAGACCTATCCAGAGCACCTTCCGAAAGCCCTCTCGAGAAAGCTTGAGCGCGTGATCGATCGCGAAATCTCCGCCCACACACGCAAAGTCGCGAGGGCACACAAGCGGAGACAGCGTCGAGGGCGCTGA
- the fghA gene encoding S-formylglutathione hydrolase: MTVPLTLVSEHGCFGGKVAFYRHASEACGGEMRFSVYVPPQAATRKVPVLYYLAGLTCTEETFQAKGGGQRVAAELGLMLVAPDTSPRGAGFPGEDAAWDFGVGAGFYVDATQAPWSSRYRMFTYVTRELPALVAAHLPARADREGIFGHSMGGHGALVCALRQPGRYRSVSAFAPISAPMQVPWGQKAFGGYLGPDQQAWKAWDASELVRTLREPLPPLLVDQGTRDKFLTEQLRPEVFQDACAAAGQPLTLRRQEGYDHGYYFVSTFMEDHLRHHAAALNA, from the coding sequence ATGACAGTGCCGCTGACGCTCGTGTCCGAGCACGGCTGCTTCGGCGGGAAGGTGGCCTTCTACCGTCACGCCTCGGAGGCCTGCGGCGGGGAGATGCGCTTCAGCGTCTACGTCCCGCCCCAGGCGGCGACGCGAAAGGTGCCAGTGCTCTACTACCTGGCGGGGCTCACCTGCACGGAGGAGACGTTCCAGGCCAAGGGCGGCGGGCAGCGGGTGGCCGCGGAGCTGGGGCTGATGCTGGTGGCCCCGGACACGAGCCCTCGCGGCGCGGGCTTCCCTGGCGAGGACGCGGCCTGGGACTTCGGCGTGGGGGCGGGCTTCTACGTGGACGCCACGCAGGCGCCCTGGTCCTCGCGCTACCGCATGTTCACCTATGTCACCCGGGAGCTGCCGGCGCTGGTGGCCGCGCACCTGCCCGCGCGCGCGGACCGGGAGGGCATCTTCGGCCACTCCATGGGAGGCCACGGGGCGCTCGTCTGCGCGCTGCGGCAGCCCGGGCGATACCGCTCCGTCTCCGCGTTCGCGCCCATCTCCGCGCCGATGCAGGTGCCCTGGGGACAGAAGGCCTTCGGCGGCTACCTGGGGCCGGATCAGCAGGCCTGGAAGGCCTGGGATGCCAGCGAGCTGGTGCGCACGTTGCGCGAGCCCCTGCCCCCGCTGCTCGTGGACCAGGGAACTCGGGACAAGTTCCTCACCGAGCAGCTCCGCCCGGAGGTGTTCCAGGATGCCTGCGCCGCCGCGGGCCAGCCCCTCACGCTGCGAAGGCAGGAGGGCTATGACCACGGCTACTACTTCGTCTCCACCTTCATGGAGGACCACCTGCGCCACCACGCCGCGGCGCTCAACGCCTGA
- a CDS encoding tetratricopeptide repeat protein — translation MSDAPLQRWKDQPSPSEPVEAEARRLAREMPPAEALTPGATARIAEKLGSLPPPSGTRLPRGLPLLTVGALVVASALYFGLNGAVESPPSAQEEHPVEPAPEPVPAPPEPEEVPAPGAPSAAPPVTPEEAPAPPPPPAHREPRPENALLEEAKLLGRAVEQLRREQDPKAALVTLQRYFKRFPRGELIGEAEVTRVEALLREGRKSEALRHLERLHGTGFAGLPRPAELALQRAELLAEARRDPEAARAFSEVLDRAPSPALEERALFGRAVCRARAGDEAGMRADLDAYLRRFPEGRFAAEARERLESAAP, via the coding sequence ATGTCGGACGCTCCGCTCCAGCGCTGGAAGGATCAGCCCTCTCCGTCGGAGCCCGTGGAGGCCGAGGCGCGTCGGCTCGCTCGGGAGATGCCGCCCGCCGAGGCACTTACTCCGGGGGCGACCGCGCGTATCGCCGAGAAGCTCGGCTCCCTGCCTCCTCCCAGCGGGACACGCCTGCCACGGGGCCTGCCCCTGCTCACAGTCGGCGCGCTGGTGGTGGCGTCGGCGCTCTACTTCGGGCTGAACGGCGCGGTGGAATCTCCGCCCTCGGCGCAAGAGGAGCACCCCGTCGAGCCCGCACCGGAGCCTGTGCCAGCGCCCCCTGAGCCCGAAGAGGTTCCGGCGCCTGGAGCGCCTTCGGCCGCGCCGCCTGTGACTCCCGAAGAGGCCCCCGCGCCGCCACCGCCGCCTGCCCACCGGGAACCGCGTCCGGAGAATGCGCTGCTCGAGGAGGCGAAGCTCCTCGGCAGGGCGGTGGAACAGCTTCGACGGGAGCAGGACCCGAAGGCCGCGCTCGTGACGCTTCAGCGTTACTTCAAGCGCTTCCCCCGAGGCGAGCTCATCGGCGAGGCGGAGGTCACCCGCGTCGAAGCCCTGCTCCGGGAGGGGCGGAAGTCCGAAGCCCTGCGCCATCTGGAGCGGCTCCACGGCACTGGCTTCGCGGGCCTGCCTCGCCCGGCCGAGCTCGCGCTGCAGCGGGCCGAGCTCCTGGCGGAGGCACGGCGCGATCCGGAGGCCGCGCGCGCGTTCTCCGAGGTGCTCGACCGAGCTCCATCGCCCGCGCTCGAGGAGCGTGCGCTGTTCGGCCGCGCGGTGTGTCGCGCCCGCGCCGGGGACGAGGCTGGGATGCGCGCGGATCTCGACGCGTACCTCCGGCGTTTCCCGGAGGGACGGTTCGCGGCGGAGGCTCGTGAGCGCCTCGAGTCAGCGGCTCCGTAA
- a CDS encoding carboxymuconolactone decarboxylase family protein, producing the protein MPDSVYEAVRPHFEDKALVDLTYAIAAINSWNRLCTAFRSTAGSYVSKKSPGGAR; encoded by the coding sequence GTGCCAGACTCCGTCTATGAGGCCGTGCGTCCGCACTTCGAGGACAAGGCCCTCGTGGACCTGACGTATGCCATCGCCGCCATCAACTCGTGGAACCGCCTGTGCACCGCGTTCCGCTCCACCGCCGGCAGCTACGTCTCCAAGAAGTCTCCCGGCGGCGCGCGGTGA
- a CDS encoding RNA polymerase sigma factor, translated as MAKTAARTEKAETLEVAEVFRRHGGDVARWASRLGGPGLELEDVVQEVFLKVHQLLPGWRSDRAQLTTWLYRITENVVRHRRRKERMRRWLGGSAAEVGQDVPSPARTAEEQLAGHQTQARFYRALEGMNERYRAALILFELEGLSGEEIATLMDAKTATVWVWLHRARATFLERLKRLMEEEGE; from the coding sequence GTGGCCAAGACCGCGGCGCGGACCGAGAAGGCGGAGACTTTGGAGGTAGCGGAGGTGTTCCGCCGCCACGGGGGGGATGTTGCGCGCTGGGCCTCGCGGCTGGGCGGGCCCGGGCTGGAGCTGGAGGACGTGGTGCAGGAGGTCTTCCTCAAGGTCCACCAACTGCTCCCTGGCTGGCGGTCGGATCGCGCGCAGCTGACCACCTGGCTGTACCGCATCACCGAGAACGTGGTCCGACACCGACGCAGGAAGGAGCGCATGCGGCGCTGGCTCGGAGGCTCGGCCGCGGAGGTTGGACAGGATGTCCCCAGTCCGGCCCGGACCGCCGAGGAGCAGCTGGCGGGACACCAGACACAGGCCCGCTTCTACCGGGCGCTCGAGGGCATGAATGAGCGCTACCGCGCCGCGCTGATCCTGTTCGAGCTCGAGGGCCTCTCCGGTGAGGAGATCGCGACGCTGATGGACGCGAAGACGGCCACCGTCTGGGTGTGGCTCCACCGCGCGCGGGCCACCTTCCTGGAGAGGCTCAAGCGCCTCATGGAAGAGGAGGGCGAGTGA